One stretch of Dethiosulfovibrio peptidovorans DNA includes these proteins:
- a CDS encoding DNA topoisomerase I (catalyzes the ATP-dependent breakage of single-stranded DNA followed by passage and rejoining, maintains net negative superhelicity), with protein MATSKKTAKKRSGLTLVVVESPTKAKTLTKMLGSGYTVKASVGHIMDLPKSRLAIDVDDGFQPEYILVKGKAKIKRELLSIAAKSDSVLLASDPDREGEAIAWHLAGILGLDPQSPCRIRVHQITKDAVREAVKAPTPIDMAKVDAQQARRVLDRLVGYTLSPLLWKKIRYGLSAGRVQSVALTIICQRETEIEQFEPQVYWEIEVRGDADDGRAYRLRVERKDGKTLLVRDRPLKINSAEMAQDIVDTVNMEGLTVVSFTTKEGRRKAPSPLKTSTLQQEAARRLGFSPRRTMRVAQSLFEGVSIPGRGPTGLITYMRTDSLRLAPEAVRAIRDHISDRWGATYLPDKPNLYVTKGRAQDAHEAIRPTDVSLTPDTLQAVLTPEQYRLYDVIWRRTVASQMVHARVDNSILDCVSGAYGLRQKGTVVRFEGFGVLWPLDARDDILAPAVEGEKLTVIAAEQERKETMPPARYTEASLIKNLEDQGVGRPSTYASIVETLYDRAYVEKNEDRHLVPTGLGRSVDGFLLDHFDSRSVSPIVNPGFTATMEESLDKVEENEKNWVDVVAHFWGPFTDAISEAEKAPRVPPPPPELIGEDCPECSSPLAKKRGRFGEFIACTGYPNCKYTRPILKNIGVQCPICGQDKGGEVVQRKSKKGRRTFYGCSRYPDCDYVSWNKPAAEKCPECGGNMEFKGRSRKPVCTKCGHKGIE; from the coding sequence ATGGCTACTTCTAAAAAAACCGCTAAAAAACGGTCGGGTTTGACCCTGGTTGTCGTTGAGTCGCCTACAAAGGCAAAGACATTAACTAAAATGCTAGGATCGGGGTATACCGTCAAAGCCAGTGTGGGGCACATTATGGACCTGCCCAAGAGCCGTCTGGCCATCGATGTGGACGATGGCTTCCAACCGGAGTACATATTGGTCAAGGGCAAGGCCAAAATAAAAAGGGAACTGCTCTCCATCGCTGCCAAAAGTGACTCGGTGCTCCTGGCCTCAGACCCAGACAGGGAGGGGGAGGCTATCGCCTGGCATTTGGCTGGGATCCTTGGGCTTGATCCTCAATCGCCCTGTCGTATCCGGGTACATCAGATTACCAAGGATGCTGTTCGGGAAGCTGTAAAAGCTCCGACTCCCATCGACATGGCTAAGGTCGACGCCCAACAGGCACGAAGGGTTCTGGACCGTCTCGTGGGATATACTCTGAGCCCTCTTCTCTGGAAAAAAATCCGCTACGGGCTCTCGGCCGGCCGGGTTCAGTCCGTGGCCCTCACGATCATCTGCCAGAGGGAGACCGAGATAGAGCAGTTTGAGCCTCAGGTCTATTGGGAAATCGAGGTCCGGGGCGATGCCGACGACGGCAGAGCCTACCGGCTCAGGGTCGAGAGGAAAGACGGCAAGACCTTACTTGTCAGGGATCGCCCCCTGAAGATCAACTCGGCCGAAATGGCTCAGGACATCGTGGATACGGTGAACATGGAAGGCCTCACCGTGGTATCCTTTACCACCAAGGAAGGGCGACGGAAAGCTCCGAGTCCTTTGAAGACCAGCACTCTTCAGCAGGAAGCCGCACGGCGGCTCGGTTTTTCGCCTCGACGGACCATGAGAGTGGCTCAATCCCTCTTCGAGGGGGTTTCAATCCCTGGTCGAGGCCCCACGGGGCTCATTACCTACATGCGGACCGACAGCCTCCGTCTGGCTCCCGAGGCCGTTCGTGCCATTCGGGACCATATCTCTGATCGATGGGGAGCGACCTACTTGCCGGACAAGCCGAACCTGTACGTGACCAAAGGCCGGGCTCAGGACGCCCATGAGGCCATCCGTCCGACGGACGTCTCCCTGACACCAGATACGCTTCAAGCCGTCTTGACCCCTGAGCAGTATCGGCTCTACGACGTGATCTGGCGCAGGACCGTCGCCAGTCAGATGGTTCACGCGAGAGTGGATAACTCAATTCTGGACTGTGTCTCGGGAGCGTACGGACTGAGACAAAAAGGGACGGTCGTCAGGTTTGAGGGATTCGGCGTACTCTGGCCTCTGGATGCCAGGGACGACATTCTGGCTCCAGCTGTGGAGGGAGAGAAGCTCACGGTGATCGCCGCAGAACAGGAGCGTAAGGAGACGATGCCCCCTGCCCGTTACACCGAGGCCAGCCTTATAAAAAACCTGGAGGATCAGGGAGTGGGACGCCCATCGACCTACGCGTCCATCGTGGAGACGCTCTACGACAGGGCCTATGTGGAGAAAAACGAGGATCGTCATCTTGTTCCCACTGGCTTAGGACGATCTGTTGACGGATTCCTCCTGGATCACTTTGATAGCCGAAGCGTCTCTCCGATCGTCAATCCCGGATTTACGGCCACGATGGAAGAATCTCTCGATAAGGTGGAGGAGAACGAAAAAAACTGGGTAGATGTCGTCGCCCATTTCTGGGGTCCCTTCACTGATGCGATCAGCGAAGCTGAAAAAGCCCCCAGAGTTCCGCCGCCTCCCCCGGAACTTATCGGTGAGGACTGCCCCGAATGCAGCTCCCCTCTGGCGAAAAAAAGGGGGCGTTTTGGCGAGTTTATAGCTTGTACTGGGTATCCCAATTGTAAATACACCAGACCCATCCTGAAAAACATAGGTGTTCAGTGTCCCATCTGTGGCCAGGATAAGGGCGGAGAAGTCGTTCAGCGAAAAAGCAAAAAGGGACGTCGGACCTTCTATGGATGCTCCCGTTACCCTGATTGCGACTATGTCTCGTGGAACAAACCAGCGGCGGAGAAATGCCCTGAGTGCGGTGGGAATATGGAGTTCAAGGGGCGATCCAGAAAACCTGTCTGCACCAAGTGCGGTCATAAGGGAATCGAGTGA
- a CDS encoding methylenetetrahydrofolate--tRNA-(uracil(54)-C(5))-methyltransferase (FADH(2)-oxidizing) TrmFO — MTVHRSVTVVGAGLAGSEATWQLARRGIPVQLIEMRPVRSSPAHGSDLFAELVCSNSLGGDRETTPAGILKSELRRLGSLVLQIADATSVPAGNALAVDRERFAREITDKVSGHPLVQVERREMIDIPQGPVILATGPLTSEPLARAIADAAGQDSLYFYDAAAPLILAETIDMTVAYRKDRYSEEQDGDYINCPMTEEQYSRFYEALVDAERAPLRDFEKKHYFEGCMPVEVLASRGVDTLRFGPLRPVGLEHPDTGKRPFAVVQLRQDNREGTVYNIVGFQTNLRWPEQERVFRLIPGLERVEFVRKGVMHRNIYINAPKVLNKALELRGREQVYLAGQITGVEGYVESAAMGVVAALNLVERLRGRGPVAWPRETALGSLVHRLGDDTVKRFQPTNVNLGLFPPLEERIKGKPARCAAVARRAALAMNNFIGAEKISSVSKIDFF; from the coding sequence GTGACCGTTCATCGATCCGTGACCGTTGTCGGTGCCGGACTTGCTGGAAGCGAGGCCACATGGCAACTGGCCCGTCGGGGAATTCCTGTTCAGTTGATTGAGATGCGTCCCGTGCGTTCGTCTCCGGCTCACGGGAGCGATCTGTTTGCCGAGCTCGTGTGTAGTAACTCCTTGGGCGGTGATCGAGAGACCACACCGGCGGGTATTCTGAAATCGGAGCTCCGTCGCCTGGGAAGTCTTGTCCTTCAGATCGCAGATGCGACGTCGGTCCCCGCAGGAAATGCGCTGGCTGTGGATCGGGAGCGGTTTGCCCGGGAGATTACTGATAAGGTGTCGGGGCACCCTCTTGTTCAGGTAGAACGCCGGGAGATGATCGATATCCCTCAAGGGCCGGTTATTCTGGCTACTGGGCCTCTCACGTCGGAACCCTTGGCCCGTGCCATTGCCGACGCTGCAGGGCAGGATTCTCTCTACTTTTACGACGCTGCGGCACCCCTGATACTTGCCGAAACTATCGATATGACCGTTGCCTACAGGAAGGATCGATATTCGGAGGAGCAAGACGGTGACTACATCAACTGTCCTATGACCGAGGAGCAATACAGCCGATTTTACGAGGCCCTTGTGGACGCCGAACGAGCGCCTCTTCGGGATTTCGAGAAAAAACACTACTTTGAGGGATGTATGCCTGTTGAAGTTTTGGCGAGTCGAGGAGTCGATACGCTTCGGTTTGGTCCTCTGCGTCCTGTGGGGCTCGAACATCCTGATACGGGGAAACGCCCCTTCGCCGTGGTCCAGCTTCGTCAGGACAATCGTGAGGGCACTGTCTACAACATCGTCGGGTTTCAGACCAATCTTCGATGGCCTGAACAGGAGCGGGTCTTCCGCCTCATCCCTGGACTTGAGCGGGTGGAATTTGTCCGAAAGGGCGTCATGCATCGTAACATCTACATCAACGCCCCGAAAGTCTTGAACAAAGCTCTCGAACTCAGAGGGCGGGAACAGGTCTATCTGGCTGGTCAGATCACTGGTGTTGAGGGATACGTGGAGAGCGCCGCCATGGGAGTTGTGGCTGCTCTTAACCTCGTTGAACGTCTGCGGGGCCGAGGCCCTGTCGCATGGCCTCGGGAAACGGCTTTGGGCTCTTTAGTCCATCGTCTCGGTGATGACACGGTCAAGCGTTTTCAGCCGACAAACGTTAACCTGGGTCTCTTTCCACCTCTTGAGGAGCGAATAAAGGGCAAACCGGCCCGCTGTGCTGCTGTCGCAAGGCGAGCGGCTCTGGCTATGAATAACTTTATCGGAGCAGAAAAAATATCTTCTGTTTCTAAAATAGACTTTTTTTAA
- a CDS encoding integrase: MSVQVFSVIDGFLDRMRTSGASEHTIINYAVDLGQFADFLDGRGQILIDQIDTSGIRSFVRALSGCGFAPASVARKLSAVKSLMKYLVLQGILTQDPSTRVRGPKRSERLPRALSTDQVAAIIDRAYEDEQGVRNGALVELMYGCGLRVAEVVSLRWDDIEIDERWLRVMGKGDKERAVPFGTMAQRALRRLKFEALPGESLVFPGRNGQSLTVRTVHRVVVYAASRAGVPEVSPHSLRHSFATHLLEGGAPLRVVQELLGHDHLTTTQRYLMVTAQHLRESYESAHPRAGGEPIDV; the protein is encoded by the coding sequence ATGAGTGTTCAGGTTTTTTCCGTTATTGATGGATTTCTCGACAGAATGAGAACTTCCGGTGCTTCAGAACATACAATTATCAACTATGCTGTCGATCTTGGACAGTTTGCGGATTTTTTAGATGGTCGGGGACAGATATTGATCGATCAAATCGACACGAGCGGGATACGCTCGTTTGTACGGGCTCTCTCCGGGTGTGGTTTTGCACCTGCGTCGGTTGCTCGGAAGCTCTCAGCTGTCAAAAGTCTTATGAAATATCTTGTTCTTCAGGGAATCCTGACTCAGGATCCCTCAACCCGAGTTCGTGGTCCCAAACGATCTGAGCGACTCCCTAGAGCTCTTTCGACGGATCAGGTGGCCGCTATTATCGACCGGGCGTATGAGGATGAGCAGGGAGTTCGCAACGGGGCTCTCGTGGAGCTCATGTACGGATGTGGTCTTCGGGTGGCTGAGGTCGTCTCCCTTCGGTGGGACGATATAGAGATAGACGAGCGATGGCTCCGGGTTATGGGAAAGGGCGATAAAGAGCGGGCCGTTCCCTTCGGCACTATGGCTCAGAGGGCGTTGAGGAGGCTGAAGTTTGAGGCTCTTCCAGGCGAGTCTTTGGTTTTTCCTGGAAGGAATGGACAATCTCTGACCGTTCGGACGGTTCACCGAGTCGTCGTATACGCCGCATCTCGGGCAGGAGTTCCAGAGGTGAGTCCTCACTCTCTTCGTCACAGTTTTGCGACTCACCTCCTTGAAGGGGGGGCACCTCTTCGCGTCGTGCAGGAACTGTTAGGCCATGATCACCTCACCACGACACAACGGTATCTGATGGTCACGGCCCAGCATCTTAGAGAAAGCTATGAATCGGCCCATCCTCGGGCTGGAGGTGAACCGATAGATGTTTGA
- a CDS encoding HslU--HslV peptidase proteolytic subunit (heat shock protein involved in degradation of misfolded proteins) — translation MFEGTTILCVRRGTTVAMAGDGQMTLGTQIIKSNTVKVRRLHSGSVLAGFAGSTADAMTLLELFEKKLGEHGGNLMRAAVELGKQWRTDRMLRRLEAMMLVADKTHTILLSGAGDIIEPEHDVAAIGSGAAYALAAARAFLESSDWEAEQIARRSLEIAATICIYTDDVISMEVIS, via the coding sequence ATGTTTGAAGGCACCACAATACTTTGCGTCAGACGTGGGACGACAGTCGCCATGGCAGGAGACGGCCAGATGACCTTGGGAACTCAGATCATCAAGTCCAACACGGTCAAGGTCCGTCGACTCCATTCCGGTTCTGTGTTGGCAGGGTTCGCTGGCTCCACTGCTGATGCTATGACCTTGTTGGAGCTCTTTGAAAAAAAACTGGGTGAACACGGGGGAAACCTGATGAGAGCGGCGGTCGAGCTGGGGAAACAATGGCGAACCGACCGTATGCTTCGTCGCTTGGAGGCTATGATGTTGGTCGCGGATAAAACTCACACCATCCTCTTGTCGGGAGCTGGGGATATTATCGAGCCGGAGCACGATGTTGCGGCCATCGGTTCGGGGGCGGCGTACGCCTTGGCGGCAGCGCGTGCCTTTTTGGAGAGCAGCGATTGGGAGGCCGAGCAGATTGCCCGTCGTTCCCTTGAAATTGCTGCAACTATCTGTATCTACACCGATGATGTCATCTCCATGGAGGTGATCTCATGA
- a CDS encoding HslU--HslV peptidase ATPase subunit has translation MIGGESTLIPSAIVQYLDRYIVGQDRAKRAVAVALRNRIRRRMLEADLAHEVAPKNILMVGPTGVGKTEIARRLAELVNAPFVKVEATKFTEVGYVGRDVESMVRDLVETAIQMVRKKMLEDVQASAMEKARERVVDFLVPSRKKNASGGIPTFMSVLKSIGSDAPDQSSEETEISEDERMRDSTRVKLLDLVAQGKLDDREVEIEVQESPHMGIPIMGGMGMDEMGISIGEMLGGLMPKKKKHRTVKVKDALRLLQNEEAEKLIDEDAATRMGLEKAQEEGIIFVDEIDKIVARGGAGGTHDVSRDGVQRDLLPVVEGCSVQTKYGQVSTDHILFIAAGAFHQSKPSDLVPELQGRFPIRVELEPLDKTQLARILTEPKHSLLQQYEALLQTEGVTLDFREDGVQEIAALAESMNLEMENIGARRLHTMVEQLLEEISYEAPERSGETVTVGGDFVRERLASLVQDSDVRRYLL, from the coding sequence ATGATCGGCGGAGAGTCCACGCTGATTCCTTCTGCAATCGTTCAGTATTTGGATCGGTATATCGTAGGGCAAGACAGGGCGAAGAGAGCCGTGGCTGTTGCCCTTCGGAATCGGATTCGACGTCGAATGTTGGAAGCTGACCTTGCTCATGAGGTCGCGCCCAAGAACATCCTCATGGTGGGGCCGACAGGGGTGGGGAAAACCGAGATCGCTCGCCGGCTGGCAGAGTTAGTTAACGCCCCTTTCGTCAAGGTGGAAGCCACTAAATTCACCGAGGTCGGATATGTTGGCCGAGATGTTGAGTCCATGGTTCGTGACTTGGTGGAAACCGCTATCCAGATGGTTCGTAAGAAGATGTTGGAGGATGTCCAGGCTTCAGCCATGGAGAAGGCCAGGGAACGGGTTGTCGACTTTTTAGTCCCCTCCAGAAAAAAAAACGCCTCGGGCGGGATCCCGACCTTTATGAGTGTCCTTAAAAGTATCGGTAGCGACGCCCCCGATCAAAGCTCTGAGGAGACAGAGATTTCAGAAGACGAGCGGATGCGTGACTCCACCAGGGTCAAGCTTTTGGATCTGGTCGCTCAGGGCAAACTGGACGACAGAGAAGTCGAAATAGAGGTTCAGGAATCTCCCCATATGGGGATTCCCATCATGGGAGGCATGGGCATGGACGAGATGGGCATCTCCATCGGCGAGATGCTGGGTGGTCTCATGCCAAAGAAGAAGAAACACCGCACCGTGAAGGTGAAAGACGCTCTTCGGCTCCTCCAAAATGAGGAAGCCGAGAAGCTTATCGACGAAGACGCTGCTACCAGAATGGGTCTTGAAAAGGCTCAGGAAGAGGGTATCATCTTTGTGGACGAGATCGATAAAATTGTGGCCCGGGGCGGAGCTGGCGGAACCCATGATGTCAGCCGGGACGGGGTTCAAAGAGATTTACTTCCTGTTGTGGAGGGCTGCTCCGTCCAGACCAAGTATGGTCAGGTTTCCACGGACCATATCCTCTTCATAGCGGCTGGTGCCTTCCATCAGAGCAAGCCTTCCGATCTGGTCCCCGAGCTTCAGGGGCGATTCCCCATCAGAGTTGAGCTGGAGCCTCTGGATAAAACGCAGTTAGCTCGGATCCTTACAGAACCCAAACACAGTCTTCTTCAGCAATATGAGGCCTTGCTTCAGACTGAGGGGGTCACCTTGGATTTTCGGGAGGATGGGGTCCAGGAAATTGCGGCCCTCGCTGAATCCATGAATTTGGAGATGGAAAACATCGGCGCTCGGAGACTCCACACGATGGTGGAACAACTGCTTGAGGAAATCAGTTACGAGGCACCGGAGAGGTCCGGTGAGACCGTTACTGTGGGGGGGGATTTTGTCCGGGAGCGGTTGGCTTCTTTGGTGCAGGATAGTGATGTCCGTCGGTATCTGTTGTGA
- a CDS encoding GTP-sensing pleiotropic transcriptional regulator CodY, with the protein MQDLLEKTRQVGRALQSHREGAKLDYSKLAKLLCEFSTANAYILNREGQILGYSWVSEYHSKAITSFLESGFMPESFVEHLNQQRESLMSKIDAHIFDDPQDKNQHKDTLCVPIYSAAERLGTLLLVRFAETFRTKDLVLAEYLATLVGIEILHERTKLIEERSRERLVVQMAMRALSYSEVESVKHIITELGAYEGVVIASKVADRVGVTRSVIVNALRKLESAGIIESRSLGMKGTFIKVLSRFFIEELGITLED; encoded by the coding sequence ATGCAGGACCTCTTGGAGAAAACAAGGCAGGTCGGTCGGGCACTTCAGAGTCATCGAGAGGGAGCGAAGCTCGACTATAGCAAGCTAGCGAAGCTCCTATGTGAATTCTCAACGGCCAACGCCTATATACTGAACCGGGAAGGCCAGATTTTGGGCTACTCCTGGGTGAGTGAATATCATTCGAAAGCGATCACCTCTTTTTTAGAGTCAGGCTTTATGCCCGAAAGCTTTGTCGAACACCTGAATCAACAACGAGAAAGCCTCATGAGCAAGATCGATGCTCATATCTTCGACGATCCTCAGGACAAAAATCAGCACAAAGATACCCTCTGTGTACCCATCTACAGTGCGGCTGAGAGATTAGGTACTTTGCTTCTGGTTCGTTTCGCTGAGACGTTTCGAACGAAGGATCTTGTTCTTGCCGAATATCTGGCCACGCTGGTGGGGATTGAAATCCTCCACGAACGGACAAAGCTTATTGAAGAACGCTCTCGTGAGCGCTTGGTCGTTCAGATGGCTATGAGAGCTCTCTCCTATTCGGAGGTCGAATCCGTCAAACACATTATTACCGAGCTTGGGGCTTACGAAGGAGTAGTCATCGCCAGCAAAGTCGCTGACCGGGTTGGAGTGACCAGAAGTGTTATAGTCAACGCCCTGCGAAAATTGGAAAGTGCGGGTATAATAGAAAGCAGGAGTCTTGGCATGAAGGGTACCTTCATTAAGGTCCTGAGCAGGTTTTTTATCGAAGAGTTAGGCATTACGCTCGAAGATTAA
- the flgB gene encoding flagellar basal body rod protein FlgB: MFDVTWKVMAKDLEGLAHRFRAVGQNLANINTPAYARREVSFEDQLNDVINGSKRIPLAVTDERHMTIHARSIVDVTPKENRIPDQLYRLDRNNVDPEIEMAKLTETRLGYEAMTRLMAKKVGNYKTAIGGR; this comes from the coding sequence GTGTTTGATGTAACGTGGAAAGTGATGGCAAAAGATCTTGAGGGATTGGCACATCGGTTTCGTGCGGTTGGGCAAAACCTGGCGAACATCAATACTCCGGCGTATGCTCGTCGAGAGGTCTCCTTTGAGGACCAACTGAACGATGTTATCAATGGCTCTAAACGTATACCCCTGGCTGTGACCGACGAACGCCATATGACTATCCACGCTCGATCTATTGTTGACGTCACACCTAAAGAAAACAGAATCCCAGACCAACTTTATCGCCTGGATCGCAACAACGTAGATCCCGAGATCGAAATGGCCAAGCTTACGGAAACTCGTCTTGGATATGAGGCAATGACTCGGCTTATGGCCAAAAAAGTCGGAAACTATAAAACCGCTATAGGGGGTCGCTGA
- the flgC gene encoding flagellar basal body rod protein FlgC produces the protein MRVFKHIDVAGSALTAHRLWVDTISQNLANVNTSRTPEGGPYIRRVPVFQQILDEIGEEGKVKGGVKVVEIAKDTSSAPRLVYQPDHPDADEEGYVAMPNVSVVREMADMMTASRAYEANLAVTGSAKNMWLAALDILKG, from the coding sequence ATGCGAGTTTTTAAACACATTGACGTAGCTGGAAGCGCCTTGACAGCTCATCGACTCTGGGTGGACACTATCTCTCAGAACCTCGCCAACGTCAACACTTCCAGAACCCCTGAAGGAGGACCCTACATCCGTCGGGTGCCGGTTTTTCAGCAAATTTTGGATGAGATTGGAGAAGAGGGTAAAGTTAAGGGCGGTGTTAAGGTGGTCGAAATCGCCAAAGATACCTCCTCTGCTCCTCGTTTGGTCTATCAGCCTGATCATCCAGATGCTGATGAAGAGGGATATGTGGCTATGCCCAACGTCAGCGTTGTTCGAGAGATGGCCGACATGATGACTGCTAGCCGGGCGTACGAGGCTAATCTTGCAGTCACCGGCTCAGCTAAAAACATGTGGTTGGCTGCTTTGGATATTCTTAAGGGATAG
- a CDS encoding molecular chaperone HtpG, with product MSVARETHVFETEAKQILDMMIYSVYSNKDIFLRELVSNASDALDKLHLEALIDHDLAQYAKDPFIRLVRDEKDRNLSISDNGIGMDRDEIIAYIGTIAKSGTKEFLAALKERREGDPAEMLIGQFGVGFYSAFMVADKVTLLTKKAGSNIAWRWESSGDGTYTLEEAERPTPGTTVTLHLKEADHENGLKDYTSPWVIRDIVRTYSDFVAYPIKMQVERPKDDASGTVINDETLNSMKALWMRPEDQVTDEEYRQFYRHVAHDWQDPLERIVFATEGVTEMHGILFIPLKAPYDIFSEAGGRGVNLYVKRVFIMENCADILPGYLRFVRGVVDSEDLSLNISRELLQQDRQVRLIRKSVTRKVLQSLASMLKDDRERYDRFWNEFGIILKEGLIRGEGDDEAIRNICLFSSTRSEDDRITLGDYLDHMTSDQKHIHYITGPSVEILRSSPHLEVLLAKGEEVLLLADPVDELWVQGAEFQGKQFRSVAQTGENDKVEDAESSSSPLLGRVKDALKDLVKDVRFSHRLTASPACLVGTEDDVSPQMERIMRAMGQDVPEVRRVLELNGDHPVLKKMIALVESDDVDLAPFCYVLYGQALLAEGGNLKDPAEFVRQLSVIMDRALD from the coding sequence ATGAGTGTTGCCAGAGAAACCCACGTATTCGAGACCGAGGCGAAACAGATCCTGGATATGATGATCTATTCGGTTTACTCTAACAAGGATATCTTTCTTCGGGAACTTGTCTCCAACGCCTCCGATGCTCTGGATAAACTCCATCTCGAAGCACTGATCGACCATGACTTGGCTCAATACGCCAAGGACCCCTTTATCAGGCTCGTTCGGGATGAGAAAGATCGAAATCTCTCCATCTCGGACAATGGTATCGGTATGGACCGAGACGAGATCATTGCCTACATTGGAACTATCGCTAAGTCGGGAACCAAGGAATTTCTGGCGGCTTTGAAGGAACGTCGGGAAGGCGACCCGGCAGAGATGCTTATTGGTCAATTCGGTGTGGGGTTCTACTCTGCGTTCATGGTGGCCGATAAAGTAACTCTTCTCACCAAAAAAGCGGGTTCGAATATTGCCTGGCGCTGGGAGTCCTCTGGAGATGGGACATACACCCTGGAGGAGGCAGAGCGGCCGACTCCGGGAACGACCGTTACTCTTCATTTGAAAGAGGCGGATCATGAAAACGGTCTCAAAGACTACACGTCGCCTTGGGTTATCCGTGATATTGTCCGTACCTACTCGGATTTCGTGGCCTACCCCATCAAAATGCAGGTGGAGCGCCCCAAGGACGATGCCTCGGGAACCGTTATCAACGACGAAACGCTTAATTCCATGAAGGCTCTGTGGATGCGCCCCGAAGACCAGGTCACAGACGAGGAATATCGTCAGTTCTATCGCCACGTTGCCCACGACTGGCAGGATCCTTTGGAACGAATCGTCTTCGCTACCGAGGGTGTCACCGAGATGCATGGGATTCTGTTCATACCTCTTAAAGCCCCCTACGATATTTTCTCCGAGGCGGGAGGCCGAGGTGTTAATCTCTACGTCAAACGAGTTTTCATAATGGAGAACTGCGCTGACATCCTTCCGGGGTATCTGCGATTTGTTCGGGGCGTTGTGGACTCCGAAGACCTCTCCCTCAACATCTCGAGAGAACTTCTCCAGCAGGATCGTCAAGTTCGCCTCATCCGAAAAAGCGTCACCCGAAAAGTTCTTCAATCCCTGGCTTCCATGTTGAAAGACGACCGAGAACGCTATGATCGTTTTTGGAATGAATTTGGTATCATTCTCAAGGAAGGACTCATACGAGGTGAGGGGGACGATGAGGCAATCCGTAACATCTGCCTCTTCTCCTCGACCCGTTCGGAGGATGACAGGATTACCTTGGGAGACTATCTGGATCACATGACTTCGGATCAGAAGCATATTCACTATATCACCGGACCGTCCGTTGAGATTCTCAGGAGCTCGCCTCATCTTGAAGTGCTTCTGGCAAAGGGAGAGGAGGTTCTGCTACTTGCCGATCCTGTGGACGAACTATGGGTTCAAGGAGCTGAGTTTCAGGGTAAACAGTTTCGGTCGGTGGCTCAGACAGGGGAGAATGACAAAGTCGAGGATGCTGAGTCCTCGTCATCTCCGCTGTTGGGTCGGGTCAAAGATGCCCTCAAAGACTTGGTGAAGGATGTTCGATTTTCTCATCGTCTCACCGCGTCTCCGGCATGTCTTGTTGGTACTGAGGACGACGTCAGTCCTCAGATGGAGCGAATTATGCGGGCAATGGGACAAGACGTCCCTGAAGTTCGGCGAGTATTGGAGCTCAACGGGGATCATCCCGTACTCAAAAAGATGATCGCCCTTGTGGAGTCGGACGATGTCGATCTGGCGCCTTTTTGCTATGTACTCTACGGTCAGGCTCTTCTTGCTGAGGGGGGGAACCTCAAAGATCCCGCTGAATTTGTTCGACAGCTATCTGTCATCATGGATAGAGCTCTCGATTGA
- the fliE gene encoding flagellar hook-basal body complex protein FliE has translation MKDTRIGLIKLDDQMFKTRLIERNDKTDALSFEKALKDAMVGVNDLQMEADVMIQKLSLGDVDDVSEVSVSVEKAELAFKLLVQIRDKLIDAYQQLGRMPV, from the coding sequence ATGAAAGACACACGGATAGGTCTCATCAAGCTAGATGACCAGATGTTCAAGACTCGTCTCATTGAACGAAACGATAAAACTGACGCCCTCTCCTTTGAAAAAGCTCTCAAAGATGCAATGGTCGGTGTCAACGATCTACAGATGGAGGCTGACGTCATGATTCAGAAGCTTTCGTTGGGTGATGTTGATGACGTGTCCGAAGTGAGTGTCTCTGTGGAGAAGGCTGAGCTGGCGTTTAAACTCCTGGTTCAAATTCGGGATAAACTGATTGATGCATATCAACAGCTGGGCCGGATGCCTGTCTAA